The region ATGCCATGTTGAACAAGAAACTCCTGGGTGCGGTAATGGTAGCGGCAGTGGCTGTGTCTTCGGCCGCAGTCGCCGGTGACCGCGACTTCAATACCGTTGCAGGCGCCGTTGTCGGGGCGGCCATTGGCAACAGCACCGGCGGGCGCAATGGCGCGATCGTCGGTGGCGTGCTGGGCGCAGCGGTCGGCAACAGCATCAGCACGAATGACCGCTATTACGACCGTGGCGGCTATCGCGGCGGCTACCGCGAAACCTATTACGCGCCGGCGCCGCAGCCCGTGTACTACGCCCCTGCCCCGCAGCCAGTGTATTACGCGCCGCCACCGCGCTACTACGGCCCGCCGGCCGTCGTCTACGTGCAACCAGGACGCGGCTATTACCGCGACCATGGCCGCCGCGACTACTACGACCGTGGCCACGGTCACGGCTGGGGCCATCGCCGTTAAGCACCGCCCTGCACCCGCACCATGCAAAACCTGCGCCAGCCTGCTGCCGCAGGTTTTTTTTATGAATATGCAAGGTATCACCCCCGCACAATATCGGCTAAGCTGTGTCCTATGATCAACATTGCTGGCCGCCTGGACCGCACCAACCGATGCATTTAATTAAAGACGAGCTCGACTTCGGCCCCTGGCTCGACGCCGCCGCCGGCAGCAGCGTGGGTGCCGGTCCCCTGCCGCGCCGCGAAAACCAAGACAACTTCCTGCTGATCGATGCCAGCGGCCACGCCGTCTGCCTGTCGCGGCAGGCGCCATTCCACTGCCAGGTGCCGGGCTGGCCGCGCGGCCATGTGCGCGCCGCCGTGCTTGACGGCATGGGCGGCCACGGCCTTGGGCGCGAAGCGGCGGAAGCGGCCGTGCAAGGCTTGCTGGCCATGCCCGCCTGTCTCGACACGGCCAGCCTGGCAGCCAGGCTCGACGGATTGCACGCGCGCTTGCAGGACACCTTCGCCAGGATCGCGCCAGCCCAGGCGCGTCCGCCCGGCACCACCCTGACCTTGCTGGAAGTGCCGCCCGGCGAGGCGCCGCTGCTGTATCACGTGGGCGATTCGCGCCTGTATGAAATTGCCGACGGGGTGGCCAGTATCCTCACCGTCGACCACGTGCCGGCCACCGTGTACGCCATGCGCGGGGCGCTCGACGAGCCGCGCTGGCGTGCCGCCGTGCATGGCGAGCACCATCCGCAGATCTCGCAGGCATTTATTTTGGGCAACGCCATCAGCGACAGCTTGCAGCTCGACAAGCCCTTGATCGGCCTCGACGCGGCCACCCTGCCGCCTTTCCTCGCGCACCTGGGCGACCGCCGCGTGCTGCGCGTGCGCCCCGGCGCCCACTATCTGCTGGCCAGCGACGGTTTTTGGGCGTGCGAGGATCCGCTGGCCCTGACGGCCCGCTGGCCCGCCTTGTGTGCCGGCAAGACTGCGGCACAGGCCGTCAGCGCCCTGTTCGACGATTTCCTCTCCGATCCGCCAACAGGTTTGCATAGCGACAACATTACCATGGTGGCGCTGCGCTTCGAGGCGGCGTTCACCGTCCCAGGCGGCTAGCGGCCAGGTAGCCGGCTGTTGCCGACACGGCCGACAAGACGCTGCCCCAGACCATGTCGATCGCCGTCAAGGCCAGCGGCCAGTCGCGCAAGGTCGCATAGTTGCTCAAATCATAGGTGCCGTAGGCAAGCAGCCCGAGCAGCGCGCCCAGCGCCGCCGCCGTGCGCCCGCGGCGCGCACGCAAGCCAGGCAAAATGGCAAAGACCAGCAGCCCCGCCGCGTACAGCAGGTAAAACAGCACGGCCGGCGCCCAGCGGGGAGACTCCGCCAGCAGCGGCCCCAGCGCCGCGGCGTACACGGGCTTCATCAGCACCGCCAGCCACAGGGCGTCGATGGCCAGGAACACGCACAAGGTGGCGCCATACGCAATGGCAAGCTGGAGCGGACGTTGGACGGGCATGGTCATCTTTCGGCATCAAGCGGTGTTGAGGGCAACGGTTGCGCCAGCATAATGCAAAACGCCGCCACGCTCACGGCGGCCTGGTTAAATTGAACCATGCCCATGGCGCGCGGTCTGAAGGATAGACCTCTCCAACGTCAGGAGCACGCCATGAGCAATACCATCCCATCACCGCAGGGCGGCGCGCCCGACTACGCCGCCATCAAGCAGCGCCAGCAGGCAGGCTGGGCCAGCGGCGACTTCGCCGTCATCGGCGTGACCCTGCAGCCGGTCGGGGAATCGCTGGCCGAGGCCGCCGACATCCGCGCAGGGGAAGACGTCATCGACATCGCCGCCGGCAATGGCAACGCCACCCTGGCGGCGGCCCGCCGCTTTGCCCGCGTCGTGTCCACCGATTACGTGCCGGCGCTGCTGGACAAGGGCCGCGCGCGCGCCGAGGCGGAAGGGCTGGCCGTGACCTTCCGCGTGGCCGACGCCGAAGACCTGCCCTTCGCCGACGCCAGTTTCGACGCGGCCCTGTCGACCTTTGGCATCATGTTCGCACCCGACCACCGGCGCGCGGCCAGCGAAATGCTGCGCGTGCTGCGGCCCGGCGGGCGCATCGGCATGGCCAACTGGACACCGGACGGCTTTGTCGGGCAACTCTTCAAGACCATAGGCAAATATGTGCCGCCCCCGGCAGGCGTGGCGTCGCCGGCCCGCTGGGGCGAAGAAGCGTATGTGCGCGACCTGTTCGGCCGTGGAGCCGAGCAGGTGCACGGCCAAGGCAAGGTTTTCAATTTCCGCTACGCTTCCGCCCAACACTGGCTGCAAGTGTTCCGCGATTTTTACGGCCCCGTCCACAAGGCCTTTGCCGCGCTGGACACGGCTGGCGCCGGGGCGCTGGAACAGGAACTGCTCTCCATGCTGGAGCGCCTGAATACGGCTGGCGCCCACTCGCTGGTGGTGCCGGGCGAGTATCTGGAAGTCATCGTCAGCAAACGGCGCGAATGAGTATCATGGCAAAATAACATATCCAGAAAGATATAATATGTGTTTTTGAGCAATAGTTTCCATGGCATGCATGGCAAGGTGTGACCAGGGACATGAATTTGGGCAAAAAGAGCACATTCCCGCGCCACGAATGTTGCCAAGCGGGCGCAAAAGCGCGTAAGCTCTCATGTATAACAGAGGGCAGAATGTCCCCGCTCGATTCGAGTCAGAATGTCATGAAAAAATGCAGCAACCCGGAGCACCCGCACTGTACGTTCTGGGTCTTGCCTGGGGAAACAGTCTGCGCGGGCAACCACCCGCAAGCGACGACTGCCCCCAGTAGCTACGACCTGTTGACCGCACAGCGCAGCGCCCGTTCCGAGCCATCGGCAACGGCGCTTTCGCACGTCCCTGCACATGATTCTGATATTCGCGATGCCGTTATTCGCGATGCTGCCATTCAAACGGTAAGCCGCTCCGTGAGGGCCTCTGCCGCCGCCCCGGCGTTTACGCCAGCGCCCGTTGCGCCGCCAACGGTGCCATCAGCTTACCAGCCCGCGCAAGCCCACCTGCACATCAGCGGCTTCGATCCCCGTGCGGCGGGCGGACGGCAAACCCTGAAAATGGAATTGCGCGGCATGAGCGCCGCCTGCGCGCCGCAGCTGACCTTGCGCCTGCGTTCGGATCTGATCCCGCGCGGCCACGTGCAGCATGATTTCGTGCGCACCACGCGCGGCGACTGGCGTCCCGTGTTTGTCGAGTTTTCCTCGCGTAACAAGGAACACGGGCAATACCAGATCGAAGTCGAAGTGCACAGCCACGTCGATGGCGCCGTGGCACAGAAATGGGTGTGCACGTTTGTCATCCTCGTGCCGCGCCGCGACGCCACGCTGACGGAGATCCACCAGATCTTCCTCAGCACCCACAAGAACGTGCGCGTGATGGCCGACGACGCGTCGATTGCCCGCGTGACGGGCGGCGACGGCTGCAACCTCGACGTGACGGCGCGCAATGCCGGCATTGCCCACGTGGATTTATCGGCGCCGCAAGGCAAGATCGACATGGGGTTTACCACGATTGCCTGGGACGAGGAGTTGATCGAGGTCGACCTGCCCGCCGCCAGCCACTGCCATCCGCACCCGAGCCAGGCCGCCTGCCTCGTCAATGCGGCGCCGGAAGCGGGCGAACAGCGCCAGATCCGCCTGTTCGCGCTGGAAGAATGCATGCTGGGGCGTTTTGAGCTGGTCGATCCGGAAGCCGATGTGCTGCTCAGCCATTTCAGTCCCGACGGCCAGGACAATAATGGCTTGACGCGCCGCCTGTCGGGCCGCCACGCCATCATCCGGCGCGGCCAGCAAGGCTTTGAAATTGAGGACGTGTCGCGCTATGGCCTGCTGCTCGACGGCGTGTGGCCCGGCAAACACAAGCCCGTCGCCCTGCGCCTGGGCATGCGCATTGAATTGTCTGCCAGCATCAAGGGCAT is a window of Janthinobacterium rivuli DNA encoding:
- a CDS encoding PP2C family protein-serine/threonine phosphatase; amino-acid sequence: MHLIKDELDFGPWLDAAAGSSVGAGPLPRRENQDNFLLIDASGHAVCLSRQAPFHCQVPGWPRGHVRAAVLDGMGGHGLGREAAEAAVQGLLAMPACLDTASLAARLDGLHARLQDTFARIAPAQARPPGTTLTLLEVPPGEAPLLYHVGDSRLYEIADGVASILTVDHVPATVYAMRGALDEPRWRAAVHGEHHPQISQAFILGNAISDSLQLDKPLIGLDAATLPPFLAHLGDRRVLRVRPGAHYLLASDGFWACEDPLALTARWPALCAGKTAAQAVSALFDDFLSDPPTGLHSDNITMVALRFEAAFTVPGG
- a CDS encoding FHA domain-containing protein translates to MKKCSNPEHPHCTFWVLPGETVCAGNHPQATTAPSSYDLLTAQRSARSEPSATALSHVPAHDSDIRDAVIRDAAIQTVSRSVRASAAAPAFTPAPVAPPTVPSAYQPAQAHLHISGFDPRAAGGRQTLKMELRGMSAACAPQLTLRLRSDLIPRGHVQHDFVRTTRGDWRPVFVEFSSRNKEHGQYQIEVEVHSHVDGAVAQKWVCTFVILVPRRDATLTEIHQIFLSTHKNVRVMADDASIARVTGGDGCNLDVTARNAGIAHVDLSAPQGKIDMGFTTIAWDEELIEVDLPAASHCHPHPSQAACLVNAAPEAGEQRQIRLFALEECMLGRFELVDPEADVLLSHFSPDGQDNNGLTRRLSGRHAIIRRGQQGFEIEDVSRYGLLLDGVWPGKHKPVALRLGMRIELSASIKGIVVLSVTALLAHGVILHRIDHGARAECFYLLLPDTQLAPASHLATPQASCLPVLFHRNGGFWHLDTASGKETALAPATALDKLSGFARHNRFASEPYPECWIIRTEGAALCDSVLTA
- a CDS encoding glycine zipper 2TM domain-containing protein, which produces MLNKKLLGAVMVAAVAVSSAAVAGDRDFNTVAGAVVGAAIGNSTGGRNGAIVGGVLGAAVGNSISTNDRYYDRGGYRGGYRETYYAPAPQPVYYAPAPQPVYYAPPPRYYGPPAVVYVQPGRGYYRDHGRRDYYDRGHGHGWGHRR
- a CDS encoding class I SAM-dependent methyltransferase; this translates as MSNTIPSPQGGAPDYAAIKQRQQAGWASGDFAVIGVTLQPVGESLAEAADIRAGEDVIDIAAGNGNATLAAARRFARVVSTDYVPALLDKGRARAEAEGLAVTFRVADAEDLPFADASFDAALSTFGIMFAPDHRRAASEMLRVLRPGGRIGMANWTPDGFVGQLFKTIGKYVPPPAGVASPARWGEEAYVRDLFGRGAEQVHGQGKVFNFRYASAQHWLQVFRDFYGPVHKAFAALDTAGAGALEQELLSMLERLNTAGAHSLVVPGEYLEVIVSKRRE
- a CDS encoding DUF2177 family protein, with the translated sequence MTMPVQRPLQLAIAYGATLCVFLAIDALWLAVLMKPVYAAALGPLLAESPRWAPAVLFYLLYAAGLLVFAILPGLRARRGRTAAALGALLGLLAYGTYDLSNYATLRDWPLALTAIDMVWGSVLSAVSATAGYLAASRLGR